One region of Mycobacterium riyadhense genomic DNA includes:
- a CDS encoding NADH:flavin oxidoreductase, giving the protein MAPDVLSPATLGPLKLRNRIIKAATFEARTPNALVTDDLIDYHRQPAAGGVGMTTVAYCAVSPGGRTGGDQIWMRPEAVPGLRRLTEAVHAEGAAVSAQIGHAGPVADARSNKATALAPVRFFNPIAMRFAKKATPDDIDEVLAAHANAARLAVDAGFDAVEIHLGHNYLASAFLSPLINRRDDEFGGSLENRAKVARGLVLAVRRAVEGQIAVTAKLNMADGIRGGITTDEALTTAKWLEEDGGLDAIELTAGSSLVNPMYLFRGDAPVKEFAGVFKPPLRWGMRLTGKKFLREYPYRDAYLLREAKLFRAELKMPLILLGGITNRETMDLAMSEGFQFVAMARALLAEPDLINRIAADGEQVRSACTHCNRCMPTIYSRTRCVVTGAPDRGRPLQ; this is encoded by the coding sequence ATGGCCCCGGATGTGCTCAGCCCGGCCACGCTCGGTCCGTTGAAGCTGCGCAACCGGATCATCAAGGCTGCGACCTTCGAAGCGCGCACGCCAAACGCGCTGGTGACCGATGATCTGATCGACTATCACCGCCAGCCCGCCGCCGGCGGGGTCGGCATGACCACTGTCGCCTATTGCGCGGTCTCCCCCGGCGGGCGCACCGGCGGCGACCAGATCTGGATGCGCCCGGAGGCGGTACCGGGGCTGCGCCGGCTCACCGAGGCCGTCCACGCCGAGGGCGCGGCGGTGAGCGCACAGATCGGCCACGCCGGCCCGGTGGCCGATGCCCGCTCCAACAAGGCCACGGCCCTGGCGCCGGTGCGGTTCTTCAATCCGATCGCGATGCGGTTCGCCAAGAAGGCCACCCCCGATGACATCGACGAGGTGTTGGCCGCCCACGCCAACGCCGCCCGGCTGGCGGTCGATGCCGGCTTCGACGCCGTCGAAATCCATTTGGGCCACAACTATTTGGCGAGCGCGTTTCTGTCCCCACTGATCAACCGCCGCGACGACGAGTTCGGCGGCTCGCTGGAGAACCGAGCCAAGGTCGCTCGCGGATTGGTGCTGGCCGTGCGCCGAGCTGTCGAAGGCCAGATCGCGGTGACAGCCAAGCTGAACATGGCCGACGGCATCCGCGGCGGCATCACCACCGACGAGGCGCTGACCACCGCCAAATGGCTGGAGGAAGACGGCGGGCTGGACGCGATCGAGCTCACCGCGGGCAGCTCGCTGGTCAACCCGATGTATTTGTTCCGCGGCGACGCGCCGGTCAAGGAGTTCGCCGGCGTTTTCAAACCGCCGCTGCGCTGGGGCATGCGCCTGACGGGCAAGAAGTTTCTCCGCGAATACCCCTACCGCGATGCCTATCTGTTGCGTGAGGCGAAGCTATTTCGCGCCGAGCTGAAGATGCCGCTGATTCTGCTTGGCGGCATCACCAACCGGGAAACGATGGACTTGGCCATGTCGGAGGGATTCCAGTTCGTCGCGATGGCCCGGGCGCTGCTGGCCGAACCGGACCTGATCAATCGAATAGCCGCCGACGGCGAGCAGGTGCGATCGGCCTGCACGCACTGCAACCGGTGCATGCCCACCATCTACAGCCGGACCCGCTGCGTCGTTACCGGCGCGCCGGACCGAGGACGCCCACTTCAATAG
- a CDS encoding bifunctional methylenetetrahydrofolate dehydrogenase/methenyltetrahydrofolate cyclohydrolase produces MGAITLDGKVTRDEIFVDLKQRVAALTKSGRTPGLGTILVGDDPGSHAYVRGKHSDCAKVGITSIRRDLPADISQATLDETIDELNANPECTGYIVQLPLPKHLDENAALQRVDPDKDADGLHPTNLGRLVLSMPAPLPCTARGIVHLLRRYDVEIAGAHVVVIGRGVTVGRPLGLLLTRRSENATVTLCHTATRDLPSLTRQADIIVAAVGVPHLLTAGMVRPGAAVVDVGVSRTDNGLVGDVHPDVWDVAGHVSPNPGGVGPLTRAFLLTNVVELAEQR; encoded by the coding sequence GTGGGCGCTATCACGCTGGACGGCAAGGTCACCCGCGACGAGATCTTTGTGGACCTCAAGCAGCGGGTCGCGGCATTAACCAAATCGGGCCGCACGCCCGGACTGGGCACCATCCTGGTCGGCGACGACCCCGGGTCGCACGCCTACGTGCGGGGCAAGCACTCCGACTGCGCCAAGGTGGGCATCACGTCGATCCGCCGCGATCTACCCGCCGACATCTCCCAGGCCACCCTCGACGAGACCATCGACGAACTGAACGCCAACCCCGAGTGCACCGGATACATCGTGCAGTTACCCCTGCCGAAGCATCTGGACGAAAACGCCGCATTGCAGCGCGTCGACCCGGATAAGGACGCCGACGGCCTGCACCCGACCAACCTGGGCCGGCTGGTGCTGAGCATGCCGGCGCCGCTGCCCTGTACCGCGCGCGGCATCGTGCACCTGCTGCGCCGCTACGACGTTGAAATCGCGGGGGCGCACGTGGTCGTCATCGGTCGCGGTGTGACGGTGGGCCGGCCGTTGGGGTTGTTGCTCACCCGGCGCTCCGAGAACGCCACGGTGACGTTATGCCACACCGCAACGCGCGATCTGCCGTCGCTGACCAGGCAAGCCGACATCATTGTGGCCGCCGTCGGGGTGCCGCATCTGCTGACGGCCGGCATGGTGCGTCCCGGCGCCGCCGTCGTCGACGTCGGCGTCAGCCGCACCGATAACGGACTAGTCGGCGACGTGCATCCCGACGTATGGGACGTTGCCGGGCATGTGTCGCCAAACCCCGGTGGTGTAGGGCCGCTGACCCGGGCGTTCTTGTTGACCAACGTTGTCGAGCTGGCCGAGCAGCGATGA
- a CDS encoding DUF3017 domain-containing protein, protein MTVRTILGRAVRAQWPILLVGLIFVVAFVLAAANFWRRGALLIGIGVGVAAALRLALPDERAGLLVVRSRGTDFLTTAAVGAAMVYIAWTIDPLGTG, encoded by the coding sequence ATGACGGTTCGGACCATCCTGGGGCGCGCCGTCCGCGCCCAATGGCCGATCCTGCTGGTTGGGCTGATCTTTGTGGTGGCGTTCGTGCTGGCGGCGGCGAACTTCTGGCGCCGCGGGGCGCTGCTGATCGGTATCGGTGTCGGGGTCGCCGCGGCGTTGCGGCTGGCATTGCCCGACGAGCGGGCCGGCCTGCTGGTGGTACGCAGCAGGGGGACCGACTTCCTGACAACGGCGGCGGTCGGGGCCGCGATGGTCTACATCGCGTGGACGATTGACCCGTTGGGCACGGGCTAG
- a CDS encoding DUF732 domain-containing protein, translating to MNLWRHQPLTLRLLAASAGILAAAAAFAAPAEANPVDDAFITALNNAGVNYGDPINAEALGQSVCPILAQPGGSFNSAAASVIAGSQGMSQEMAETFTSIAISMYCPSVMADVASGNLSGLQQIPGMPDLPGF from the coding sequence ATGAACCTATGGCGCCATCAGCCCCTGACACTTCGACTGCTGGCGGCATCCGCGGGCATCCTCGCCGCAGCGGCGGCATTCGCGGCACCCGCCGAGGCAAACCCCGTCGACGACGCGTTCATCACCGCGCTGAACAACGCCGGTGTCAACTACGGCGACCCGATAAACGCGGAGGCGTTGGGTCAGTCGGTGTGCCCGATCCTTGCCCAGCCGGGAGGGTCCTTCAACAGCGCGGCGGCGAGCGTCATCGCAGGCAGTCAAGGCATGTCCCAGGAGATGGCGGAAACCTTCACCAGCATTGCGATTTCGATGTACTGCCCGTCGGTGATGGCAGACGTCGCGAGCGGCAACCTGTCGGGTTTGCAGCAAATACCGGGCATGCCGGACCTGCCCGGCTTCTAG
- a CDS encoding BBE domain-containing protein, with the protein MNLAAAQAIVAGIGKWPPAVGRASALIDSLGGAVADVDPAGSAFPWRRQSAVVQWYANTPSSGQAATANKWLSDAHQAVQHVSVGGYVNYLETDTAASRYFGANLSRLTTVRQRYDPDRIMYSGLNF; encoded by the coding sequence ATGAATTTGGCTGCGGCGCAAGCCATCGTGGCCGGGATCGGAAAGTGGCCGCCCGCCGTGGGTCGCGCGTCGGCTCTCATCGATTCGCTCGGTGGCGCGGTCGCCGACGTGGACCCGGCAGGCTCGGCATTCCCGTGGCGCCGTCAGTCCGCCGTTGTGCAGTGGTACGCCAACACCCCCAGCAGCGGCCAGGCGGCGACGGCCAACAAATGGCTGAGCGATGCGCATCAAGCGGTGCAACACGTTTCGGTCGGCGGCTACGTCAACTATCTGGAGACCGACACCGCGGCGTCACGCTACTTCGGCGCAAACCTGTCGCGGCTGACCACCGTGCGGCAGCGATACGACCCCGACCGGATTATGTACTCAGGGCTTAACTTCTGA
- a CDS encoding PE family protein has protein sequence MVVLLVVAPEMVAAAAADLAGIRSAISAANAAAAGPTTEVLAAAGDEVSAAIAALFGAHAQEYRAVSAQAAAFHERFVQSLTGAGGAYASAEAANASPLQAFEQAVLDAINAPTQLLLGRPLIGDGVNGASGTGQAGAAGGLLWGNGGNGGSGAVGQTGGPGGAAGLFGNGGAGGAGGAGATGGVGGTGGWLNGNGGAGGSGGTAGAGGAGGNAWLFGAGGAGGVGGAGATGGVGGTGGWVYGNGGAGGVGGAGGTGGNGGNAGLLFGNGGVGGAGGAGLPGAAGLNGNSGGDGGNGGTGGNGGRGGLLVGNGGAGGAGGVGGDGGIGGAGDPSFAFNSGAGGNGGNGGDPGGGGAGGAGGILGGAQGATGVTPTSGGNGGDGGTGATGNSPLQAGGAGGNGGNGGSVGNGGNGGAGGTGYAGSAGAIGTALQTGGGNGGNGTAGGHGGNGGDGGAQHGNGGAGGKGGAGGSGGTGGNGFDAATVGSPGSDGGMGGNGGKGGDGGSGGAGGTAVAGSNGKAGDGGRGGDGGGAGNGGGGAAGDVTLTVNQGAGGDGGNGGEVGVAGKGGAGGISANPALNGSAGANGTAPTSGGNGGNGGVGATPTAAGASGGDGGNGGNGGSYGNGGAGGDGGSGVAGAGFGANGGNGGDGGNGGDGGSLAGTGGAGGDGGNGAAGTDGQDFSNSSLGQDGGNGGSGGSGGDGGKGGNASATLAKAGSGGAGGNGGAAGDGGGGAAGDVTLAINSGAGGDGGAGGEVGVGGTGGAGGKGAIPAMKGAAGADGTAPTSGGNGGNGGNGATATTLGAIGGAGGNGGNGGSYGNGGAGGDGGNGGKAGELFPGLIVPGGLGGTGGDGGNGGSSVGNGGNGGDGGNGGAGEFSLGISLAGGAGGAGGNGGHGGSVGDGGNGGNGGNGAAGAGGKSAISSGGFGTDAGDGGAGGKGGFGGNGGTDAGNGGDGGAGGAGGAGGNGGNGLDGTQGSNPFPGDGGNGQNGGNGGDGGNGGAGGDGGAGGTAQAVGYVDGATGAGGDGGAGGNGGTPGDGGAGQAGTSSSDSDSVGKGGNGGNGGDAGVGGTGGKAGTGSSTGLDGADGITHNGGKGGDGGAGGSAQSKAGGTAKDGGGGGNGGNGGSGLNGGDAGNGGNGGGALNQLGFVGTGGTGGNGGTGGTGMINGGLGGFGGAGGGGTVDIAAGQGGNGGHGGAGGAAGTGFGGPGGAGGTGGIGDFANTSKSGGTGGNGGNGGSSTSGVGGFGGQGGTGGTGNTGGNGGAGGAGGGGALGGGQGGGGGFGGPGQFAGSGGNGAVGGAGGDATKGFGGAGGTGGYGGSSGPNGGAGGDGANGGAGGQGGNDEIGGVGGAGGAGGNGGNSLGGNQTGGTGGAGGAGGDGGNGTAGAGGAGGAGGAGGAGGQNTSTTVGGNGGNGGAGGDGGDGTDAAGGAGGNGGNAGAAGKALGDLAGGNGANGGNGGHGGNGTTGGAGGAGGNGTDGAANGPAAINFTAGHGGNGGNGGNGGNGSAGAGGQGGAGGNAGDGGAGGGAGGGNGGNGGNGGNSGNSTGVAGLAGGAAGAAGNGGGTSSNTGQGGSGGKGGSGGNGGSGTTGGAGANGAAGGTAAGNGSLAAGLGAGSGGSGGNGGNGGNGSAGAGGQGGNGGAGANGGHGGGGHGGNAGNGGNGGNSGNSTGVAGLAGGAGGAGGNGGGTSAGGGFGGDAGAGGAGGNGGDGTSGGDGGAGGAGGAGAGGGSLSLGDSGGNGGNGGAGGAGGDGSTGNAGSGGAGGGGGNGGNGGGGNGGHAGSGGAGGKGGDSTGPAGHFGGSGGKGGDGGDGGSTSGNARGGNAGGGGNGGAGGSGHTGGAGGAGGQGGFGGAGGTGTGTGGGAGGNGGNGGKGGTGVVLGGAGGAGGHGDHGGAATNGGSGSIGGNGGAGGSGGDGGNSTGVGGKGGAGGNGGNGSFGDTSGGVATGLTGASGGAGGAGGKGGNNLNGSGGDGGNGGIGGAGGNGGGGNGGSGASGGAGGAGGHGGLNVGDMGGKGGAGGNGGGGVGGTAGGSQGGNGGNGGKGGAGGTGYVGGDGGRGGDGSSGGSNGALTIGTVSGVGGNGGNGGDGGDGVTVGGTGGNAGNGGTGGNGGGSTGGNGGTGGAGGDGGTAVAPGGFGGDGGNGGRGGDGGATQSGTGLGGDGGSGGSGGDGGASNVIAGDPGDAGKAGEANVGTTPGAGGDGGDGGDGATP, from the coding sequence ATAGTCGTGTTGCTGGTGGTGGCGCCGGAGATGGTCGCGGCGGCGGCAGCTGACTTGGCCGGGATTCGGTCGGCGATCAGCGCGGCGAATGCGGCGGCAGCGGGCCCGACCACTGAGGTGTTGGCGGCCGCCGGTGATGAGGTGTCGGCGGCGATCGCAGCGTTGTTTGGTGCGCACGCGCAGGAGTATCGGGCGGTGAGTGCTCAGGCGGCGGCGTTTCATGAGCGGTTTGTGCAGTCGCTGACGGGGGCTGGCGGCGCGTATGCGAGTGCTGAGGCGGCGAATGCGTCGCCGTTGCAGGCGTTCGAGCAGGCCGTGTTGGATGCGATCAATGCGCCCACACAGCTGTTGTTGGGGCGTCCGCTGATCGGTGATGGCGTTAATGGGGCGTCGGGAACTGGGCAGGCCGGTGCTGCCGGGGGGTTGTTGTGGGGCAATGGCGGTAACGGCGGTTCGGGGGCGGTCGGGCAAACCGGCGGCCCGGGCGGTGCGGCGGGGCTGTTCGGCAACGGCGGGGCCGGCGGCGCTGGCGGCGCTGGCGCTACGGGTGGTGTCGGCGGGACCGGCGGCTGGTTGAACGGCAACGGCGGCGCCGGCGGGTCCGGCGGGACCGCAGGTGCCGGCGGTGCGGGCGGCAACGCCTGGCTGTTTGGGGCCGGCGGAGCTGGCGGGGTCGGCGGCGCCGGTGCCACTGGTGGTGTCGGCGGGACCGGCGGGTGGGTGTACGGCAACGGCGGGGCCGGAGGGGTCGGCGGGGCCGGCGGTACGGGTGGCAACGGTGGCAACGCCGGGTTGCTGTTCGGCAACGGTGGCGTCGGTGGGGCTGGCGGGGCTGGCCTGCCGGGTGCCGCCGGCCTTAACGGCAATAGCGGCGGCGACGGCGGCAACGGCGGAACGGGCGGCAACGGTGGGCGCGGCGGGTTATTGGTCGGTAACGGTGGGGCCGGCGGGGCCGGTGGTGTCGGTGGCGATGGCGGTATCGGCGGCGCCGGCGATCCGAGTTTCGCATTCAACAGTGGTGCCGGCGGTAACGGCGGTAACGGCGGCGACCCCGGCGGGGGCGGGGCCGGTGGGGCCGGCGGCATCCTTGGGGGTGCGCAAGGTGCTACCGGCGTTACCCCCACCAGCGGCGGTAACGGCGGCGACGGCGGCACTGGCGCCACCGGCAACTCGCCCCTTCAGGCCGGTGGAGCAGGTGGTAATGGCGGTAATGGCGGGTCGGTCGGTAACGGCGGTAACGGCGGTGCCGGCGGTACCGGTTATGCGGGTTCTGCCGGTGCTATAGGTACCGCCTTACAAACTGGGGGCGGTAACGGCGGTAATGGCACCGCTGGGGGCCACGGTGGTAACGGCGGTGATGGCGGCGCACAGCACGGCAATGGCGGCGCCGGCGGCAAGGGCGGCGCCGGCGGTAGCGGTGGCACCGGTGGTAACGGGTTCGACGCCGCCACCGTGGGTTCGCCCGGTTCTGACGGCGGCATGGGCGGCAACGGTGGCAAGGGGGGCGACGGCGGTAGTGGCGGCGCCGGCGGCACCGCGGTCGCCGGTTCCAACGGCAAGGCGGGGGACGGCGGTAGGGGCGGTGATGGCGGTGGCGCCGGTAATGGCGGTGGCGGCGCCGCCGGTGATGTGACGTTGACGGTCAACCAGGGTGCCGGCGGCGACGGCGGTAACGGCGGTGAAGTGGGTGTTGCCGGCAAGGGTGGGGCCGGCGGAATTAGCGCCAACCCGGCTCTGAACGGTTCGGCCGGTGCGAACGGCACCGCGCCCACCAGCGGTGGTAACGGCGGCAACGGCGGCGTCGGCGCGACCCCCACCGCCGCGGGGGCGAGCGGCGGTGACGGCGGCAACGGCGGCAATGGCGGGTCCTACGGCAACGGCGGTGCGGGTGGCGACGGGGGTAGCGGCGTCGCTGGCGCCGGCTTTGGCGCCAACGGCGGCAACGGCGGCGATGGCGGCAACGGCGGCGACGGCGGGTCGTTGGCCGGCACCGGCGGTGCGGGTGGCGACGGCGGTAACGGCGCCGCCGGAACCGACGGGCAAGACTTCTCCAATTCTTCCCTCGGCCAGGACGGCGGCAACGGCGGTAGTGGCGGCAGCGGCGGCGACGGCGGCAAGGGTGGTAACGCCTCGGCCACGCTCGCTAAGGCCGGCAGCGGCGGCGCCGGCGGTAACGGCGGTGCCGCCGGTGATGGCGGCGGCGGTGCCGCCGGCGACGTGACGTTGGCGATCAACAGCGGTGCCGGCGGCGACGGCGGCGCCGGCGGTGAGGTGGGTGTTGGCGGCACGGGTGGGGCCGGCGGCAAGGGCGCTATTCCGGCTATGAAGGGTGCGGCCGGTGCCGACGGCACCGCGCCCACCAGCGGCGGCAACGGCGGCAACGGCGGTAACGGCGCCACCGCGACCACGTTGGGTGCCATCGGGGGCGCCGGCGGCAACGGTGGCAATGGCGGGTCTTACGGCAACGGCGGCGCCGGCGGCGACGGCGGCAACGGAGGCAAGGCCGGTGAGCTCTTTCCCGGCTTAATCGTCCCAGGTGGTCTCGGTGGCACCGGCGGCGATGGCGGCAATGGCGGGTCGTCGGTCGGCAACGGTGGTAACGGCGGTGACGGTGGCAACGGCGGCGCCGGCGAGTTCAGCCTCGGCATCTCCCTCGCAGGCGGCGCCGGCGGGGCCGGCGGCAATGGCGGCCATGGCGGGTCGGTCGGCGACGGCGGCAACGGTGGCAACGGCGGCAACGGCGCAGCTGGCGCCGGCGGCAAGTCGGCCATCAGCTCCGGTGGATTCGGCACGGATGCCGGCGACGGTGGGGCTGGTGGGAAGGGCGGGTTCGGCGGCAATGGCGGAACCGATGCCGGCAATGGCGGCGACGGGGGCGCCGGCGGCGCCGGCGGCGCTGGCGGCAACGGCGGCAACGGCCTAGACGGCACACAGGGCTCTAACCCCTTCCCCGGTGACGGTGGCAACGGCCAGAACGGTGGTAACGGCGGTGACGGTGGTAACGGCGGCGCCGGAGGCGACGGCGGCGCGGGCGGCACGGCGCAGGCGGTCGGGTACGTCGACGGCGCCACAGGCGCTGGCGGTGACGGCGGCGCGGGCGGTAACGGCGGCACTCCGGGTGACGGCGGAGCCGGCCAGGCCGGCACCAGCAGCTCAGACAGCGATTCTGTCGGTAAGGGCGGTAACGGCGGTAACGGCGGTGACGCCGGGGTTGGCGGGACCGGAGGCAAGGCCGGCACCGGCTCTTCGACGGGTTTGGACGGCGCCGACGGCATAACCCACAACGGCGGCAAGGGCGGCGACGGTGGCGCCGGCGGGAGCGCCCAGTCAAAGGCCGGCGGGACCGCCAAAGACGGCGGGGGTGGCGGCAACGGCGGCAACGGCGGCTCCGGCCTCAACGGCGGTGACGCCGGCAACGGCGGCAACGGCGGGGGAGCGCTGAACCAGCTCGGCTTCGTAGGCACGGGTGGCACGGGCGGCAACGGCGGCACCGGCGGTACCGGCATGATCAACGGCGGCCTCGGCGGCTTCGGCGGCGCCGGCGGCGGTGGCACCGTTGACATCGCTGCGGGACAGGGCGGGAACGGCGGACATGGCGGCGCCGGCGGCGCCGCCGGCACCGGGTTTGGTGGCCCGGGCGGCGCCGGCGGCACCGGCGGCATAGGAGATTTTGCTAACACCAGCAAAAGCGGCGGCACCGGCGGCAACGGCGGCAACGGCGGTAGCAGCACCAGCGGGGTTGGCGGCTTCGGCGGCCAGGGGGGCACGGGCGGAACCGGGAACACCGGCGGCAACGGCGGCGCCGGCGGCGCCGGTGGCGGCGGCGCCTTGGGCGGCGGCCAAGGCGGTGGCGGCGGCTTCGGCGGCCCGGGCCAATTCGCCGGCAGCGGCGGCAACGGCGCCGTCGGCGGCGCCGGCGGCGACGCCACCAAGGGATTCGGCGGCGCCGGCGGTACCGGCGGGTACGGCGGTAGCAGCGGCCCCAACGGCGGCGCCGGCGGCGACGGCGCCAACGGGGGCGCCGGCGGCCAGGGCGGAAATGACGAAATTGGCGGTGTCGGCGGCGCCGGCGGGGCCGGCGGCAACGGCGGCAACTCCCTGGGTGGGAATCAAACGGGCGGCACCGGCGGTGCAGGCGGCGCCGGCGGCGATGGCGGCAATGGCACGGCCGGCGCGGGTGGTGCCGGCGGCGCCGGCGGTGCCGGTGGTGCCGGCGGTCAAAACACCAGCACGACGGTCGGCGGTAACGGCGGTAACGGCGGCGCCGGTGGCGACGGCGGCGACGGCACGGACGCTGCGGGCGGTGCCGGTGGTAACGGCGGCAACGCAGGCGCCGCTGGCAAGGCCTTGGGCGACCTCGCGGGCGGCAACGGCGCCAACGGCGGCAACGGCGGCCACGGCGGCAACGGCACGACGGGCGGGGCCGGCGGCGCGGGCGGCAACGGCACCGACGGCGCCGCCAACGGCCCAGCTGCCATCAACTTCACCGCCGGCCACGGCGGCAACGGCGGCAACGGCGGCAACGGCGGCAACGGCTCCGCGGGCGCCGGCGGCCAGGGCGGCGCCGGTGGCAACGCCGGCGACGGCGGCGCCGGCGGCGGCGCGGGCGGCGGCAACGGCGGCAACGGCGGCAACGGCGGCAACTCCGGCAACAGCACCGGCGTCGCGGGCCTTGCCGGTGGTGCCGCCGGTGCCGCAGGCAACGGCGGCGGCACCTCCAGCAACACCGGCCAGGGTGGCAGCGGCGGCAAGGGCGGCAGCGGTGGCAACGGCGGCAGCGGCACCACGGGCGGCGCCGGCGCCAACGGCGCCGCCGGCGGCACGGCCGCCGGCAACGGCTCCCTTGCCGCCGGCCTCGGTGCCGGTAGCGGCGGCTCCGGCGGTAACGGCGGCAACGGCGGCAACGGCTCCGCCGGCGCCGGTGGCCAGGGCGGTAACGGCGGCGCCGGCGCCAACGGCGGTCACGGCGGCGGCGGCCATGGTGGTAACGCCGGCAACGGCGGCAACGGCGGCAACTCCGGTAACAGCACTGGCGTCGCGGGCCTCGCTGGTGGTGCCGGTGGTGCCGGCGGCAACGGCGGCGGCACCAGCGCCGGCGGCGGATTCGGCGGCGACGCGGGTGCCGGTGGCGCCGGCGGCAACGGCGGCGACGGCACCAGCGGCGGTGACGGCGGCGCCGGTGGTGCCGGCGGTGCTGGTGCCGGCGGCGGCTCTCTTAGCCTTGGCGACTCCGGTGGCAACGGCGGCAATGGTGGTGCCGGCGGCGCTGGTGGCGACGGCTCCACCGGCAACGCCGGTAGCGGCGGTGCTGGCGGCGGCGGCGGTAACGGCGGCAACGGTGGCGGCGGCAACGGCGGCCACGCCGGCTCGGGCGGCGCTGGCGGCAAGGGCGGCGACAGCACCGGCCCCGCCGGCCACTTCGGCGGCAGTGGCGGCAAGGGCGGCGACGGCGGCGACGGCGGCTCTACTAGCGGTAACGCTCGCGGTGGCAACGCAGGTGGCGGCGGCAATGGTGGTGCCGGCGGCAGCGGCCACACGGGCGGCGCCGGTGGTGCCGGCGGCCAGGGCGGCTTCGGCGGCGCCGGGGGCACCGGCACCGGTACCGGCGGTGGTGCCGGCGGTAACGGCGGTAACGGAGGCAAGGGCGGCACCGGTGTCGTCCTCGGCGGAGCAGGTGGCGCCGGAGGCCACGGCGACCACGGCGGCGCCGCCACCAACGGAGGTAGCGGCAGCATCGGCGGCAATGGTGGTGCCGGCGGCAGCGGCGGCGACGGCGGCAACTCCACCGGCGTGGGCGGCAAGGGCGGCGCCGGCGGTAACGGCGGCAACGGCAGCTTCGGCGACACCAGCGGCGGCGTGGCCACCGGCCTCACGGGCGCGTCCGGCGGCGCCGGCGGCGCCGGGGGCAAGGGCGGTAACAATCTCAACGGCTCCGGTGGTGACGGCGGCAACGGCGGCATCGGCGGCGCCGGCGGCAACGGCGGTGGCGGCAACGGCGGCTCTGGGGCCTCCGGTGGTGCCGGCGGGGCCGGCGGCCACGGCGGCCTTAACGTCGGTGACATGGGCGGCAAGGGTGGTGCCGGCGGCAACGGCGGCGGCGGCGTCGGCGGCACCGCCGGCGGCTCCCAAGGCGGCAACGGCGGCAACGGCGGCAAAGGTGGTGCCGGCGGCACCGGCTACGTGGGCGGTGACGGCGGTAGGGGTGGTGACGGCAGCTCCGGCGGCTCCAACGGCGCGCTCACCATCGGCACCGTGTCTGGTGTTGGCGGCAACGGCGGCAACGGCGGCGACGGCGGCGACGGCGTCACCGTCGGCGGTACCGGAGGCAACGCCGGCAACGGCGGTACCGGCGGCAACGGCGGCGGCTCCACCGGCGGTAACGGCGGCACCGGCGGCGCGGGCGGTGACGGAGGTACCGCCGTTGCTCCCGGCGGCTTCGGCGGTGATGGCGGCAACGGCGGTCGTGGCGGCGACGGCGGCGCCACCCAGAGCGGCACCGGCCTCGGTGGCGACGGCGGCAGCGGCGGCAGCGGGGGTGATGGCGGCGCCAGCAACGTCATTGCCGGCGATCCCGGCGACGCCGGTAAGGCCGGCGAGGCCAACGTGGGCACAACCCCCGGGGCCGGCGGCGACGGCGGCGATGGCGGCGACGGCGCAACGCCCTGA